The stretch of DNA CTCGCGGGCAAGGAAATGGACATCGGCCGTTTCTATGAGCGTTCGGGTCGCTGGCTGGCCGCCGATATCCGCTTCCGCAATGTGGTCGACCACTATGCCAACACCAGCCACGCCTCGGAGGCGCTGTTCCGTCTGGTGGAAAGCAACCTGTCGATCGGCCTGCCCGAGGAAGCACAGAAGTATGCCGCCGTGCTGGGCGCCAACTATCCGGGCAGCGAGTGGTATGAAAAGGCCTACAAGCTGATGAACAAGTACGATCCGGGCCTGAAGGTCACCTGATCGGCCCCTCATCGGGGATGCCCATGAAAAAGGCCTCGCGGGTGACTGCGGGGCCTTTTTCCGTAGCCTGTGTTAACGCCTACTTGTCGGCGGGATGTTCGCCGCCCTTGTCCTTGCCGCAGAGCAGATCGCGCTTGCGACCGAAATCGATGCGGTCGAAAATCGCCTTGTCCGTGGGCGTGCCGGTGAAGATCGAGCCGAAGAAATGGTTCAGCGCCCCATCGCCCTTCTGCGCGACATAGCCCCGGAACAGGCCGTTGGTCAGCGCGCTGCGCACGGTGACGCCATCGCGCTCCAGCAGCACGGGCCCATTGCCGGTGACCTGCGGATGGTCGCCATTGTAGACGCTCCACCAATTGTCCTCGGGCCCCAGCGGGCCAGAGAAACGCATCACCTCGAAATCGGCGCCGGTGTCGACCGTGGCGCTTTCTCCGGGCGCCAGCGTGATCCACGAGATGCCGGTGCAGACCCCATTGTCGTGGACAGGAGCTTTGGTGGGGCCATCGGCCATCAGGGCGAGGGCCATCAGAAGCGGGAGCATGACGATCATCCTTGGTTACCGTCCTTGTGCCATGTCCGCCCCATGACGGCAATCATTGTAGCGGTATGCCAAGCTGCGGGGTTTACCATGGGAAGACTCAACCCTGATCGATTCCTTCGATCAATCTTCGTCCGGCTGTAAAAATCTAGCGCTGAGGTTGACATTTCGGGCCAATGCGCGCTCAAGTGACCCACGCGGCCCAAGGTGGCCGCAACCCCGGCTGATCGATCCCATGCTCTCGCAAAAAACCCGTTATACGATCCGTGCCCTTCAGCATCTGGCCGATCGCTATCGCCAGGGGCCGATCCGGCTCGACGATATCGCACAGACCCAGAACATTCCGCGCAAATTCCTCACCGTCATCCTCTCGGAGATGGTGCGCGAAGGCGTGGTGATCTCGCATCGCGGGCGTGAGGGCGGCTATGAGCTGGCCCTTCCACCTTGCGACCTGCGTTATGGCGACATCATCCGGCTGACGCGCGGCTCGCTGGCACTGGTTCCCTGCGCCAGCCGCTATGCTCATGAACACTGCACCAACTGCCTGCCCGAGGTTGAGTGCAGGCTGCGCGGATTAATGTTAGCCCTTCGCGACGAAATGGCCGCCATGCTCGACAGGCTGACGCTGGCCGACCCCATCGAAGTTGAGGCTCCCTTCGAGCAATCACCTGATTTACCACGACCTTCTCGGGTCAATAAGGGTCTTCGCTAGGGTGCTGGTGATGTTTTCTTAACGATGTCCGCGTGAACATTTTTAAGTATCCCCATATGAACATCTGTTAATGCCCCTGACGTAAAAACAACGCCAGTGGGCCGGTTGTCGCGCCCCGCATTGGGGTTTGTGATCCATGGCTACCTTGCCGCATTTTGCCGCTGCCGCGCCGCTGGTTGATGACGATCGCGCCGTGCGCCGTGCGCCTGCCAATGATGTGCGTGACGAAACCCGCCTTTCGGCCGAGGAAATCTGCGATGCGCTGTCCGTGGCCGGGGATGATCGCACGATCCATATCGAATATGTGCTGATTGCCGTGGGCCTGCTGGCCGCTGTCGGGCTGGGCCTCTATCGCCTGCTGATGTGATCGGCGGATTTACGAAAATCGTAATATCGGGGTGACGGGCCGGGGATGCTGCGCTAGAACAGCGCGCGAACATGCTGACGACCCTCTCCATCCGCAACATCGTGTTGATCGAGGCGCTTGACCTCGACTTTCATGCTGGCCTGGGCGTGCTGACCGGCGAGACCGGTGCGGGCAAGTCGATCCTGCTCGATGCGCTGGGGCTGGTGCTGGGCGCGCGCGCCGATCTCGGGCTGATTCGTGCCGGGGAAAGCGTGGCCAGCGTCGTCGCCAGCTTCGACGGCGCGCATCTGGCGCCAGGCATCGCCGCCACGCTGGGCGAGGCCGGGGTGGAGATCGAACCGGGCGAGCCGCTGATCCTGCGCCGCCAGTTGAAGCAGGATGGCGGATCGCGCGCCTATATCAACGATCAGCCGGTCAGTGTGGCGCTGCTGCGCGAAATCGCTCCCTTCCTTGTCGAAATCCATGGTCAGCACGATGATCGCGGGCTGGTCAATCCGCGCGGCCACCGTGCTTTGCTCGATCGCTATGTCGGGCATGGTGTCGGGGTGGATGCGGGCGCGGTCGAAATGGCATGGCGCCGCTGGCGCAAGGCCGAGGAGGCCCTTTCCACCGCTCGCGCCCGATTGGCCAAGGCTTCGGAAGACCGCGACCTGCTGCTGGCCCATGTCGCCGAACTGGCGACGCTGGCCCCCGAAGAGGGCGAGGAGGATGAACTCGCCGCCGCCCGCGCCGATATGCAGAAGGGAGAGCGCCTGTCAGGCGATCTGGGCGAATTGTCGCATCTGTTTAGCGGTTCCGACAGCGCTCTGGCGCAATTGCGCGCTGCCGCCCGGCGCCTCGACCGTATCGCCGGCGAGCATGCCCTGCTGGGCGAGGCGCTGGAATCGCTGGACCGCGCCATGATCGAGGCGGGCGAGGCCGAGGAGCGCATCGAGCGCGCCGTCGAGGCGCTGGCCCACGACCCCATGGCCCTCGACCGCATCGAAACCCGCCTGTTCGAGCTGCGCGCCGCCGCCCGCAAACACGCTTGCGCGGTCGATGATCTGCCCGGCAAGATGCGCGACATGCGTGAGGAACTCGACGCCATCGAGGCGGGCGAGGAAGGTCTCGCCGCACTGGAAAAAGCGGCCCATGAAGGCGGTCTGGAATATCGCGCCCTCGCCGAAGCGCTGAGCGTCGCGCGAGTCGAGGCCGCCTCGCGTCTGGACGTGGCGGTGAAGGGCGAGCTGGCCCCACTGAAGCTGGACGCCGCGCGCTTCCGCACTGCCGTCGTCCGCCTGCCCGAGGATCGCTGGGGCTCCGGCGGCGTCGATGCGGTGGAGTTCATGATCGCCACCAACCCCGGAGCCGATTTCGCGCCCTTGAACAAGATCGCCTCGGGTGGTGAACTTTCGCGCTTTATCCTCGCGTTGAAGGTCGCGCTGGCCGAAGAAGGCGGAGCGGCCACTGTGATCTTCGACGAGATCGACCGCGGCGTGGGCGGCGCGGTGGCTCAGGCCATCGGCGAGCGTCTGGCGCGCCTTGCTGGCGGGCAGGGCGGCGGCCAGTTGCTGGCGGTTACCCATAGCCCTCAGGTCGCGGCGCGTGGGCGCCAGCACTATTTTATCGCCAAATCCAGCGATGGGACGGTGACGCGCACCGGGGTTCAGCAGTTGAACGAGGACGGGCGGCGGCACGAGATCGCCCGCATGCTCTCGGGCGCGGAGATTACGCCGGAGGCTCGGGCTCAGGCTGATAGGTTGCTGGAAGGGGTTTAAGGGAGAAAATGCGAGGGGGTTACCCCCTCGCGCTCCAATGACGTCTCCCGACGAAGCGGCAGTGGCACCCGGATGGTGTGTCTGGACTATCCACTTGCGCAAGGCAATGCGCCGCAGGCAATCGATCCTTGAACCCCAAGGCGGAACCCGAGATTTTAAAGCCTGCGGCGCTCTGAATACGTGGCTGACGCATAGTCAGGGCGCGACGAAGACATTAAAGGGAGCGCGAGGGCGATGGCCCTCGCATCTATTTTCTTAAAGGCCCTTCATGCTCCCTTTGGATCGCCCCGCCTGGTCCGCTCTCAACGGCCCCCAATCCGCATTGGCGCAATGGAATTCGGCAAAAACAGCCCTGAGGATCGACCCCGGCTACGGCCCCTTCGCCGCCGCCGCGCCCGGCGAGGACCATGCCTTGGCCGACCTTCTCACCACCGATGAGGATGAAATCTGGGTCGTCGAGCCCGAGGGCTTCACCCCTCCGCCCAATCTTCGCGTGGTGAAACAAGGCGCGTTGACACAGATGGTGGCACAGGGCGCTCCGCCTGCCTTCGATCCCGAGGGTATCGAGGTTTTGGGTGAAAGCGATGTTCCCGACATGACTGCTCTGGCGCTGGCCAATCAGCCGGGGCCCTGGGGCGCGAAAACCCATCTCTACGGCACCTTTTACGGCATTCGCCACAAGACAAGCGTCATCGCCATGGCAGGCGAGCGGATGCGGCCGCAAGAGGGACTCGCGGAGGTCAGCGGCGTGTGCACCGATCCTGCGTTTCGCGGTAAGCGCTATGCCGCAAGGTTGATCGGGCGGGTGATGGCGGGCTTTGCGGCGCGCGGCGATGCGGCTTTTCTGCACAGTTGGGCTGATAATGCCGGGGCAATCGCGCTTTATGAACAGTTGGGTTTCCGCCAGCGTGCAAGGCTGGTAGCGATGGCGCTGCGGCGCGGCTAAGGGGCAGCTTATGAGTGACCCGCAAGACCATCTGAACCTGAACGAAGCCGATGCCGCCAATGAGTTGATGCGGCTTGCCCGCCAGATCAACCGGGCCCGGCAGAAATACCATCTCGACGATGCGCCCGAGATCGAGGATGCCGAGTATGATGCTCTGATCCGGCGCAATGAGGCGCTGGAGGAGGCCTTCCCGCATCTGAAGCGCGCCGACTCGCCCACGGATAAGGTCGGGTTCGAGGTGGCGGCGTCACCTTTGTCCAAGGTCACGCATGATGTGCGGATGATGAGCCTGGACAATGCCTTTTCCGACGAGGAACTGGCCGAGTTCGTGGCGCGCGTCCGCCGCTTTCTGGCGCTGCCTGAGGATGCTCCGGTGCCGATGACGGCGGAGCCCAAGATCGACGGCCTGTCCTGCTCGCTGCGGTATGAGAAGGGCGTGCTGGTGCGCGCCGCCACGCGCGGCGACGGTCAGGTGGGTGAGGATGTGACGCCCAATGTGGCCCATATCGCGGATATTCCCCAGCAGTTGCAGGGCGATAACGTCCCGGACCTCTTCGAGGTGCGCGGCGAGGTCTATATGGAAAAGGCCGCCTTTGCCGCTCTGAACGTCGCGCAGGAGGAGAAGGGCGACAAGGTCTTCGCCAATCCGCGCAATGCCGCCGCCGGCTCGCTGCGCCAGAAGGATGCCAAGGTGACGGCCAGCCGCCCCTTGCGGTTTTACGCCCATGGCTGGGGGGCGCATTCCGCGCTGCCCGCCACCACGCAGGGCGGCGTGATGGAGGCCATCGCGGGCTGGGGCTTCGACACCGCCCTGGAGGAATGGCATCCGCGCGATCTGGATGGCGCGGTCGGCTATTACAACGATCTGGCCAAGCGCCGCGCCGGGCTCCCCTATGAAATCGACGGTGTGGTCTACAAGGTCGACTCGCTGGAATGGCAGGCTCGTCTGGGCTTCGTTGCCAAGGCGCCGCGCTGGGCGATCGCCCGCAAATTCCCCGCCGAGCGCGCCGAAACCACGCTGGAGGCCATCGACATTCAGGTCGGTCGCACCGGCAAGTTGACCCCGGTGGGCCGTCTGGCGCCGGTGCTGGTGGGCGGGGTGACCGTCACCAATGTCACGCTGCACAATCGCGACGAGATTGGGCGCCTCGGCGTGCGCGTGGGCGACCGGGTGGTGCTGCAGCGCGCGGGCGATGTGATCCCGCAGGTGGTGGAGAACGTCACCCGCGACGAGGACCGCGAGCCCTTCCACTTCCCCGACCACTGCCCCGAATGCGGCAGCGAAGCGGTTGCGGAAGAGGGCGAGGTCGATGTCCGCTGCACCGGCGGCTTGATCTGTCCGGCCCAGCGCACCGAAAGGCTCAAGCATTTTGTGAGCCGTGGCGCGTTAGACATTGAAGGGCTTGGCGAAAAGACCATCGACGAGTTCTTCGGCCTTGGCTGGCTGGAGAGCCCCGCGGACATTTTCCGCCTGAAAACCCGCCGCGACGAGATCGTCGGTCGTCCGGGCTGGCAGGATAAGTCTGTGGACAACCTGTTGAAAGCCATCGAGGCCAAGCGTCAGCCCGACGCCGCCCGGTTGTTGTTCGGCCTTGGTATCCGCCATGTCGGCGTGGTGACGGCGCGCGATCTGCTCAAGCGTTTCGTCACGCTCGATGCGCTGCGCCGCAAGATCGAGGTGCTCTCGCGCCACCGCGACGAGAAAGAGGCCAGCTATCATGCCGAACTGACCTCCGATGATGGCGAGGATATCAAGACCCCCGACCAGATCCGTTTCGCCCGCAAGCTGGCCAATGAAATGGCCGCACAGATCGGCGTCCCCGGCGTCGGCCCGGAAGTGACGGTCGGCCTGATCGACTTCTTCCACGAGATGCACAATGTCGATGTGTGGGAAGACCTGATGGATCAGGTCAGCCCGCCCGACTACATCGTGGAAACCAAGGCCAGCGAGGTCGCGGGCAAGACCGTCGTCTTCACCGGCAAGCTCGAAACCATGAGCCGCGACGAGGCCAAGGCGCAGGCCGAGAGGCTGGGCGCGCGCTCGGCAGGCTCGGTCAGCGCCAAGACCGATCTGGTGGTGGCAGGCCCCGGTGCGGGCTCGAAACTGAAGCAGGCCGCCGCGCTCGACATTCCCGTCAT from Novosphingobium sp. encodes:
- a CDS encoding Rrf2 family transcriptional regulator — its product is MLSQKTRYTIRALQHLADRYRQGPIRLDDIAQTQNIPRKFLTVILSEMVREGVVISHRGREGGYELALPPCDLRYGDIIRLTRGSLALVPCASRYAHEHCTNCLPEVECRLRGLMLALRDEMAAMLDRLTLADPIEVEAPFEQSPDLPRPSRVNKGLR
- a CDS encoding GNAT family N-acetyltransferase, translating into MLPLDRPAWSALNGPQSALAQWNSAKTALRIDPGYGPFAAAAPGEDHALADLLTTDEDEIWVVEPEGFTPPPNLRVVKQGALTQMVAQGAPPAFDPEGIEVLGESDVPDMTALALANQPGPWGAKTHLYGTFYGIRHKTSVIAMAGERMRPQEGLAEVSGVCTDPAFRGKRYAARLIGRVMAGFAARGDAAFLHSWADNAGAIALYEQLGFRQRARLVAMALRRG
- the recN gene encoding DNA repair protein RecN produces the protein MLTTLSIRNIVLIEALDLDFHAGLGVLTGETGAGKSILLDALGLVLGARADLGLIRAGESVASVVASFDGAHLAPGIAATLGEAGVEIEPGEPLILRRQLKQDGGSRAYINDQPVSVALLREIAPFLVEIHGQHDDRGLVNPRGHRALLDRYVGHGVGVDAGAVEMAWRRWRKAEEALSTARARLAKASEDRDLLLAHVAELATLAPEEGEEDELAAARADMQKGERLSGDLGELSHLFSGSDSALAQLRAAARRLDRIAGEHALLGEALESLDRAMIEAGEAEERIERAVEALAHDPMALDRIETRLFELRAAARKHACAVDDLPGKMRDMREELDAIEAGEEGLAALEKAAHEGGLEYRALAEALSVARVEAASRLDVAVKGELAPLKLDAARFRTAVVRLPEDRWGSGGVDAVEFMIATNPGADFAPLNKIASGGELSRFILALKVALAEEGGAATVIFDEIDRGVGGAVAQAIGERLARLAGGQGGGQLLAVTHSPQVAARGRQHYFIAKSSDGTVTRTGVQQLNEDGRRHEIARMLSGAEITPEARAQADRLLEGV
- the ligA gene encoding NAD-dependent DNA ligase LigA; its protein translation is MSDPQDHLNLNEADAANELMRLARQINRARQKYHLDDAPEIEDAEYDALIRRNEALEEAFPHLKRADSPTDKVGFEVAASPLSKVTHDVRMMSLDNAFSDEELAEFVARVRRFLALPEDAPVPMTAEPKIDGLSCSLRYEKGVLVRAATRGDGQVGEDVTPNVAHIADIPQQLQGDNVPDLFEVRGEVYMEKAAFAALNVAQEEKGDKVFANPRNAAAGSLRQKDAKVTASRPLRFYAHGWGAHSALPATTQGGVMEAIAGWGFDTALEEWHPRDLDGAVGYYNDLAKRRAGLPYEIDGVVYKVDSLEWQARLGFVAKAPRWAIARKFPAERAETTLEAIDIQVGRTGKLTPVGRLAPVLVGGVTVTNVTLHNRDEIGRLGVRVGDRVVLQRAGDVIPQVVENVTRDEDREPFHFPDHCPECGSEAVAEEGEVDVRCTGGLICPAQRTERLKHFVSRGALDIEGLGEKTIDEFFGLGWLESPADIFRLKTRRDEIVGRPGWQDKSVDNLLKAIEAKRQPDAARLLFGLGIRHVGVVTARDLLKRFVTLDALRRKIEVLSRHRDEKEASYHAELTSDDGEDIKTPDQIRFARKLANEMAAQIGVPGVGPEVTVGLIDFFHEMHNVDVWEDLMDQVSPPDYIVETKASEVAGKTVVFTGKLETMSRDEAKAQAERLGARSAGSVSAKTDLVVAGPGAGSKLKQAAALDIPVIDEAEWAQIVARAG